One Rosettibacter firmus genomic window carries:
- a CDS encoding ABC transporter ATP-binding protein, whose translation MAEVKLLNVTKVYNSGSVAVKNVNIIVNDGEFLVLVGPTGCGKSTILRMIAGLEEITSGELYIDGKLMNNVPPSKRDIAMVFQNYALYPHMTVYDNIAFGLKLRKYSRDEIKKKVLTTAKILGLENFLDKKPKELSGGQKQRVAVGRAIVRNPKVFLFDEPLSNLDAKMRVMMRAEISKLHREIKGTTIYVTHDQVEAMTMGDRIVILKDGEVQQIDTPLNLYKYPVNKFVAGFIGSPSMNFLEGEIVNGSNIKFRSLHNSISINLENKEASKLSEYIYKKVFLGVRPEHIIINDNTRYDYECSIDLVEPMGNELFIYFKVEDTNFVAKSFASEIPQVGTKIKISFDPQKLYFFDYESGLAIY comes from the coding sequence ATGGCAGAAGTAAAATTATTAAATGTTACAAAAGTTTATAATTCTGGGAGTGTTGCAGTAAAAAATGTAAATATTATTGTAAATGATGGAGAGTTTTTAGTACTTGTTGGTCCAACTGGTTGTGGAAAATCAACGATATTGAGAATGATAGCAGGCCTGGAAGAAATAACAAGTGGCGAACTTTATATTGATGGTAAATTAATGAATAATGTTCCACCATCGAAACGTGATATAGCAATGGTATTTCAAAATTATGCATTATATCCACACATGACAGTTTATGATAACATTGCGTTCGGATTAAAATTAAGAAAATATTCCAGAGATGAAATTAAAAAGAAAGTTTTAACTACTGCAAAAATTTTGGGTCTGGAAAATTTTCTCGATAAAAAACCTAAAGAACTTTCAGGTGGACAAAAACAAAGAGTAGCCGTAGGAAGAGCAATTGTAAGAAATCCAAAAGTATTTTTATTTGATGAACCATTAAGTAATCTCGATGCAAAAATGAGAGTTATGATGCGTGCAGAAATCTCAAAATTACATCGAGAAATTAAAGGTACAACAATCTATGTAACTCATGATCAAGTAGAAGCAATGACAATGGGAGATAGAATAGTAATTCTTAAAGATGGAGAAGTTCAACAAATTGATACACCTTTGAATTTATATAAATATCCAGTAAATAAATTTGTAGCTGGATTTATTGGAAGTCCATCTATGAATTTTTTAGAAGGTGAAATAGTAAATGGTAGTAATATAAAATTCAGAAGTCTACATAATTCCATATCAATCAATTTAGAAAATAAAGAAGCCTCAAAGTTAAGTGAATATATTTATAAGAAAGTATTTTTAGGAGTAAGACCAGAACATATTATTATTAATGATAATACAAGATATGATTATGAATGTAGTATTGATCTTGTAGAACCAATGGGCAATGAATTATTTATTTACTTTAAAGTTGAAGACACAAATTTTGTTGCTAAATCATTTGCATCCGAAATACCTCAGGTAGGCACAAAAATAAAAATATCTTTCGATCCTCAGAAATTATACTTTTTTGATTATGAAAGTGGGCTGGCGATATATTAA
- a CDS encoding DUF5723 family protein: MKKIILLLILFTTENIFGQGIGLTNFTDSQLMSMTGSFLFSSGLMAVGKNPANIFKYSGSTIELISPLPVPNLSIGIVSNFFTLKDYNFYLGTKIIDSNGEVYGKNLTRSDKDKLKSIFKSNNNVNTDISIQLFGIKIQPSNKSGALSFAMSDRISFSLTFPKSLVELLFDGNQPDKIYNFSDAKFNAWWLRKFSLTYSNEFNIVKNFKLGVSLNFVNGYFLTAIEKNNTTIKTDSLNIITGFGEFLAYSAFSSFFNMKYSFDNVFPKPLGNGIGVDLGIITNISENLAFAFSMTDIGTITWKNNIIEYSSNAPIYLDDISNKKQVDTLISILTGRANKKYINSLKTNMNTAIHLGIMWTNKPVDITTSKFDAVFEYHQVLNYQPGITNYSIVFSLDYFWIKTLYFRTGLSFGEFYKFNWAFGIGFNFKILEINFATNNFQNVLFPDKTKGLTFACYSIWKI; this comes from the coding sequence ATGAAAAAAATAATATTACTATTAATTTTATTTACAACTGAAAATATTTTTGGGCAGGGGATTGGATTAACTAATTTTACAGATTCTCAATTAATGAGCATGACTGGTTCATTTTTATTCTCTTCTGGTTTAATGGCTGTGGGAAAAAATCCAGCAAATATATTTAAATATTCGGGTTCAACAATTGAACTTATTTCCCCATTGCCAGTTCCTAATTTATCAATAGGTATAGTTTCAAATTTTTTTACTCTCAAAGACTATAACTTTTACCTAGGTACAAAAATTATAGATTCAAATGGAGAAGTGTATGGGAAAAACTTAACAAGATCTGATAAAGATAAATTGAAAAGTATTTTTAAAAGTAATAATAATGTTAATACCGATATTTCTATACAATTGTTTGGGATTAAAATTCAGCCGTCAAATAAGTCAGGAGCTTTATCTTTTGCTATGTCTGATAGGATATCATTTTCATTGACTTTTCCTAAAAGCTTAGTTGAATTATTATTTGATGGTAATCAACCTGATAAAATTTATAATTTTAGTGACGCAAAATTTAATGCCTGGTGGCTAAGAAAATTCTCTTTAACATATTCAAATGAGTTTAATATTGTGAAGAATTTTAAGCTCGGGGTCTCATTGAATTTTGTAAATGGTTATTTTCTTACTGCTATCGAAAAGAACAATACTACTATAAAAACAGATAGTTTAAATATTATTACAGGTTTTGGAGAGTTTTTGGCATATTCTGCTTTCTCGAGTTTTTTTAATATGAAATATAGTTTTGATAATGTTTTCCCAAAACCTTTAGGGAATGGAATAGGTGTTGATTTAGGGATAATAACAAATATTAGTGAAAATTTGGCTTTTGCTTTTTCAATGACTGATATTGGTACCATTACTTGGAAAAATAATATTATAGAATATTCTTCAAATGCACCTATTTATTTAGATGATATTTCAAATAAAAAACAAGTCGACACATTAATTTCTATATTAACTGGCAGAGCTAATAAGAAATATATTAATTCGCTTAAAACAAATATGAACACTGCTATTCATTTGGGGATTATGTGGACAAACAAACCAGTTGATATTACTACTAGTAAATTTGATGCAGTTTTTGAATATCATCAAGTATTAAATTATCAGCCTGGCATAACAAATTATAGTATTGTTTTTAGCTTAGATTATTTTTGGATTAAAACTTTATATTTCAGAACTGGATTATCATTCGGGGAATTTTATAAATTCAATTGGGCTTTTGGTATAGGATTTAATTTTAAAATTTTGGAAATAAATTTTGCGACAAATAATTTTCAAAATGTATTATTCCCAGATAAAACAAAAGGCTTAACATTTGCTTGTTATTCTATCTGGAAAATTTAA
- a CDS encoding LamG-like jellyroll fold domain-containing protein translates to MIKRNNIGLLLIFFTINIYSQQISIERIEKMPNIPSPYHMRNWKQVARGYDSLIYNINAKGEYLPLVFLNYNTLNYPDHVSFGLHSYVGTNYPSNSEAINVLPSLVGSTLVGINKRNQFGYDWIKMSREYFNKRPEMNVYKNSPYDNSYDDWWYETIPNLFFYQLYSLYPDIEDYDYQFKTIAERFLEVVKLSGGNVTPWKIPDFNYRGWDFINKKPYQVGVAEPETAGAIAYILYNAYLVTQEKKYLIGAELSLEYLNSLIVNPAYEIQLPYGVYTAARMNAEIGTDYDLEKMFKWCFSYTNLRRWNVLTGKWGVYDINGLIGEDSERQYAFSMNTFQQIAALVPVARYDERFARAIGKWILNAANSLRLFYSKFLDDIRQDSENWSHLYDPDSYIAYESLLKLDSGWPLATGDAIKGGWAKTNLSLYSSSSVGYLAAIVDTTDIPKILKLDLNKTDFFQKKAYPTFLLFNPYDEAKTVKIDLPDGVFDIYETTSNTFINYGVSNYAEILIPSNNALVIVLAPYNGEKKYELNKLLINDIVVDYNVNQSVENYPPRIKSLAAVSEEILKNTSTKIYCTAVDKNESVLNYYWYVNEGSIKGEGSVIDYFAPDKATQDTIKVIVVDSKGEKDSSKLILNVVDYLNRSPKINSIKATPRKIKPATTTRLFCFAEDEDDDSLIYYWSSDVGSIEPDLNYALWTAPNYEGDFYIKCIVSDIRGNITEDSLKIMVRNFSDYSSANLVLYLPFNNNVNDESGNANSVINYGATFVEDKYGVKSSALYFDGFNDYVLIKNNTLLNFQDAIGISFWIKQDGISNKEMYIISHGSWDKRYKISIANKKLRWTIKTDKLSNNIFDLDSESEIKPNEFIFCVVNYNGQDVELWINGELDSFAQWTGKLQTTNIDLTIAQMLPDNSNYNFKGVIDDIRIYNNALMPGDIKNLYSINSYLKDELNYSDLQSLDISNFPNPFNSTTSIVYKISNPAKVLIEVYNVLGQKINTLVDKEQSSGLYEITWNGKNNYGIDVPSGIYFCVIKTKQEMKMRKLILIK, encoded by the coding sequence ATGATAAAGAGAAATAATATCGGGCTCTTATTAATTTTTTTTACAATCAATATCTATTCTCAACAAATTAGTATTGAACGAATTGAAAAAATGCCAAATATTCCATCACCATATCACATGAGAAACTGGAAACAGGTAGCAAGAGGCTATGATTCATTAATCTATAATATCAATGCAAAAGGAGAATATTTACCTTTAGTATTTTTGAATTATAATACACTGAATTATCCAGACCATGTAAGTTTTGGTTTGCATTCATATGTTGGAACTAATTATCCATCTAATAGTGAAGCAATAAATGTTTTACCTTCATTGGTTGGATCAACTTTAGTTGGAATTAATAAAAGAAATCAATTTGGTTATGATTGGATTAAAATGAGCAGAGAGTATTTCAATAAACGACCTGAAATGAATGTGTATAAAAATTCACCTTATGATAATTCTTATGATGATTGGTGGTATGAAACAATACCTAATTTATTTTTTTATCAATTGTATTCTCTCTATCCAGATATCGAAGACTATGACTATCAATTTAAAACCATAGCAGAACGATTCTTGGAAGTTGTAAAATTAAGTGGTGGAAATGTTACACCATGGAAAATTCCTGATTTTAATTATAGAGGCTGGGATTTTATAAATAAAAAGCCTTACCAAGTTGGTGTTGCAGAACCAGAAACAGCAGGAGCTATTGCTTATATACTTTACAATGCATATCTGGTTACACAAGAAAAAAAATATTTAATTGGTGCTGAATTGTCTTTAGAGTATCTCAATTCATTAATTGTTAATCCAGCTTATGAAATACAATTGCCATACGGAGTTTATACTGCTGCAAGAATGAATGCTGAAATTGGGACAGATTATGATTTAGAAAAAATGTTTAAATGGTGTTTTAGTTATACGAATTTAAGAAGATGGAATGTATTAACTGGAAAGTGGGGAGTATATGATATTAATGGTTTAATTGGAGAAGATTCAGAAAGGCAATACGCATTTTCAATGAATACATTTCAACAAATTGCAGCACTTGTTCCAGTTGCAAGATATGATGAAAGATTTGCTCGAGCAATTGGTAAATGGATATTAAATGCTGCCAATTCATTAAGATTATTTTATAGCAAATTTTTAGATGATATAAGACAGGATAGTGAAAATTGGTCTCATCTCTATGATCCTGATTCTTATATTGCTTATGAATCATTATTAAAATTAGATTCAGGCTGGCCACTGGCTACAGGAGATGCGATTAAAGGTGGATGGGCTAAAACAAATTTATCGCTTTATAGTTCTTCTTCAGTTGGTTATTTAGCTGCAATTGTTGATACTACTGATATCCCAAAAATTTTAAAATTAGATTTGAATAAAACAGATTTTTTTCAGAAGAAAGCATATCCAACTTTTTTGTTGTTCAATCCTTATGATGAAGCAAAGACTGTGAAAATCGATCTCCCTGATGGTGTTTTTGATATATATGAAACAACAAGCAATACTTTTATTAATTATGGTGTATCAAATTATGCTGAAATATTAATTCCTTCGAATAATGCTTTAGTGATTGTTCTTGCACCTTATAATGGTGAAAAAAAATATGAACTCAATAAGTTATTAATTAATGACATTGTAGTTGATTACAATGTGAATCAAAGTGTTGAGAATTATCCACCACGAATAAAAAGTCTTGCTGCAGTTTCAGAAGAAATATTAAAGAATACATCAACTAAAATTTATTGTACAGCAGTAGATAAAAATGAAAGTGTATTAAATTATTATTGGTATGTAAACGAAGGAAGTATCAAGGGAGAAGGATCTGTAATTGATTATTTTGCTCCTGACAAAGCTACTCAAGATACAATAAAAGTAATAGTAGTAGATTCAAAAGGTGAAAAAGATTCATCTAAATTAATTCTAAATGTTGTTGATTATTTAAATCGTTCACCAAAAATAAATTCTATAAAAGCAACTCCAAGAAAAATTAAACCTGCTACAACTACCAGATTATTTTGCTTTGCAGAAGATGAAGATGATGATAGTCTAATTTATTATTGGAGTAGTGATGTAGGTAGTATTGAACCAGATTTAAATTATGCTTTGTGGACTGCCCCAAATTATGAAGGAGATTTTTATATTAAATGTATTGTAAGTGATATAAGAGGGAATATAACAGAAGATAGTTTGAAAATAATGGTTAGAAATTTTTCTGATTATTCTTCAGCTAATCTTGTATTGTATTTACCATTTAATAATAATGTAAATGATGAAAGTGGAAATGCTAATAGTGTAATAAACTATGGTGCAACATTTGTTGAAGATAAATATGGAGTGAAATCATCTGCATTATATTTTGATGGTTTTAATGATTACGTATTAATAAAGAATAATACATTATTGAATTTTCAAGATGCTATTGGTATAAGTTTTTGGATTAAACAGGATGGAATTAGTAATAAAGAAATGTATATAATTTCTCATGGTAGCTGGGATAAACGTTATAAAATATCGATAGCAAATAAAAAACTAAGATGGACAATTAAAACAGATAAATTAAGTAATAACATATTTGATCTTGACAGTGAATCTGAAATCAAACCTAATGAATTTATTTTTTGTGTTGTAAATTATAATGGTCAGGATGTTGAGCTGTGGATTAATGGTGAATTAGATTCATTTGCTCAGTGGACTGGTAAATTACAAACAACAAATATTGATTTAACAATAGCTCAAATGCTTCCAGATAATTCTAATTATAATTTTAAAGGTGTTATTGATGACATAAGAATTTATAATAATGCCTTAATGCCTGGTGATATCAAAAATTTATATTCAATTAATAGTTATTTGAAAGATGAACTTAATTATTCTGATTTGCAGAGCTTAGATATTTCTAATTTTCCAAATCCTTTTAATTCTACAACTTCTATTGTCTATAAAATATCGAATCCAGCGAAAGTTCTTATTGAAGTTTATAATGTACTTGGTCAAAAAATAAATACATTAGTGGATAAAGAACAATCTTCTGGCTTATATGAAATTACTTGGAATGGTAAAAATAATTATGGGATAGATGTACCATCAGGAATCTATTTTTGTGTTATAAAAACAAAACAAGAAATGAAAATGAGAAAATTAATTTTGATAAAATAA
- a CDS encoding DUF1848 domain-containing protein — MKKQIITVSRRTDIPAFYADWFRKKLETGFVLYPNPFSQKPVYVDLKPDNVKVFVFWTRNPKPLFKHLDYIDDKYGKNHYMHFTINGYPKILERKSPPIDYAISLAENLAKRYGDEYVQWRFDPIIISDIADKKFIINKFNYISERLTGITKRCYFSFVDLYNKTKRNLLTIEKKYNIKFYNPTIDEQIELIKTLIDIANQRNIKLYACTEDTLVNYIPELQIGHCVDIDLVNKICKDGTNNEYKISPTRPGCHCYESKDIGYYDSCAYGCIYCYANSNPEIAFKNSIEYMKKGFSMDKIQDFNRIYE; from the coding sequence ATGAAAAAACAAATTATTACTGTAAGTAGAAGAACTGATATTCCCGCATTTTATGCAGATTGGTTTAGAAAAAAATTAGAAACAGGTTTTGTTTTGTATCCAAATCCATTTTCTCAAAAACCAGTTTATGTTGATTTGAAACCAGATAATGTAAAAGTATTTGTGTTCTGGACTCGAAATCCTAAACCATTATTCAAGCATTTAGATTATATTGATGATAAATATGGTAAAAATCATTACATGCATTTTACTATTAATGGATATCCTAAAATACTGGAAAGAAAAAGTCCCCCAATTGATTATGCAATCTCATTAGCAGAAAATTTAGCTAAAAGATATGGTGACGAATATGTTCAATGGCGATTTGATCCAATAATTATTTCGGATATTGCCGATAAAAAATTTATAATTAATAAATTCAATTATATCTCAGAAAGATTAACTGGTATAACCAAAAGATGTTATTTCAGTTTTGTGGATTTATATAATAAAACAAAAAGAAATTTATTGACTATCGAAAAGAAATATAATATTAAGTTTTATAATCCTACGATTGATGAACAAATTGAATTAATAAAAACATTAATAGATATAGCAAATCAAAGAAATATTAAACTTTATGCATGCACAGAAGACACACTTGTAAATTATATTCCTGAACTTCAAATTGGTCACTGCGTTGATATTGATTTAGTTAATAAAATTTGTAAAGATGGAACTAATAATGAATATAAAATTTCACCAACTCGTCCAGGATGTCACTGTTATGAAAGTAAAGATATTGGTTATTATGATAGCTGTGCTTATGGGTGCATTTATTGTTATGCAAATTCAAATCCAGAAATAGCATTTAAGAATTCAATAGAGTATATGAAAAAAGGATTTTCGATGGATAAAATTCAGGATTTTAATAGGATTTATGAATGA
- a CDS encoding glycoside hydrolase family 2 protein — MYKIIYLNDNWKLKIGDNHSKSTPDFIKKIKDIPAEVPGTVHTTLLKNNLIEDPFYSDNEIKMRWISESDWIYQTTFDFPSENKKNSLPVKLVFEGIDTIARIYFNNVLLGSTSNMFLKYEYDITKLIKPENNELTLHFTSPVNYAIEQENIHGKLPVALESHRVYIRKAQYSFGWDWGPSFPTMGIWKNVYLKCESKAEVENIFFNTLEITNNYAVVEILFSVNKNSDEEISASIKFADKNYVIQTARNINRVIFKVENPKLWMPAGYGEQNLYEIEVILFNKHNEILNSITRKVGIRKIELQLKDDDKNTFRFLVNGEKIFAKGVNWIPADSFLTRVKKDTYHKLITYAKDANVNFIRVWGGGIYEDDYFYNLCDELGILVWQDFMFACAAYPEHHDFLNNIENEILYNVSRLQYHPSIAIWCGNNENEWIWYQEQKCSYKKMPGYKIFSKIIPKILKKIDPFRPYWESSPFGFDEDPNSVNSGNRHQWEIWSRWIDYNYVKYDNSLFVTEFGFQAPANQSTLEKVIPEEERRINSRIFEFHNKQIEGNERLIKFLISHLPLSNKWDEFIYLTQLNQGLALKTCIEHWRFNQPKTNGTIIWQLNDTWPVVSWSLIDSELIPKLSYYFVKEAFSEIALKFIADDKEISIIGLNQRKNKFSGKLNLLIINSNNGDVVFEKNKSIVIKENSIHNILSLNNRFKQSDILIATLYDDNNKQVFRNFYTFNEWKYIKLPETKINFELKNQNQENYLDITTDKPAFFVDIVISGAILEERGFIIVPGETKLIKVNNLQNSKINKKNVSVFCLNQFLCK; from the coding sequence ATGTACAAAATAATTTATCTCAATGATAACTGGAAATTAAAAATAGGTGATAATCATTCTAAGTCAACACCAGACTTCATTAAGAAAATTAAAGATATACCAGCTGAAGTACCTGGAACAGTACACACTACACTTTTGAAAAATAATTTAATTGAAGATCCATTTTATTCTGATAATGAAATAAAAATGCGATGGATATCAGAATCTGATTGGATTTATCAAACGACTTTTGATTTTCCATCAGAAAATAAAAAGAATTCTTTGCCAGTAAAATTGGTATTTGAAGGTATCGATACTATTGCCAGGATTTATTTTAATAATGTTTTACTGGGCTCAACTTCAAATATGTTTTTAAAATATGAATATGATATAACTAAGTTAATTAAACCTGAGAACAATGAATTAACATTACATTTTACATCTCCAGTAAATTATGCAATTGAGCAGGAGAATATTCATGGTAAACTTCCTGTTGCACTGGAATCACATAGAGTTTATATACGAAAAGCTCAATATTCATTTGGCTGGGATTGGGGACCATCTTTTCCTACTATGGGAATCTGGAAAAATGTCTATCTAAAATGTGAAAGTAAAGCAGAAGTAGAAAATATCTTTTTTAATACTCTGGAAATAACAAACAATTATGCTGTTGTAGAAATTCTTTTTAGTGTGAATAAAAATTCCGATGAAGAAATATCTGCATCAATAAAATTTGCTGACAAAAATTACGTTATACAAACTGCCAGAAATATAAATAGAGTAATATTTAAAGTTGAAAATCCCAAACTATGGATGCCTGCTGGCTATGGTGAACAGAATTTATATGAGATTGAAGTTATATTATTCAATAAACATAATGAAATACTGAATTCTATTACAAGAAAAGTTGGTATAAGAAAAATTGAACTACAATTGAAAGATGATGATAAAAATACTTTTAGATTTCTTGTAAATGGAGAAAAAATTTTTGCAAAAGGTGTAAATTGGATTCCTGCAGATTCATTTCTAACAAGAGTTAAAAAAGATACCTATCATAAACTCATCACTTATGCTAAAGATGCAAATGTAAATTTTATTAGAGTATGGGGCGGTGGTATTTATGAAGACGATTACTTTTATAACTTATGCGATGAACTTGGGATTCTTGTATGGCAGGACTTTATGTTTGCTTGTGCTGCATATCCAGAACATCATGATTTTTTGAATAATATTGAAAATGAAATTTTATATAATGTTAGTAGACTGCAATATCATCCTTCTATTGCAATATGGTGTGGTAATAATGAAAACGAGTGGATCTGGTATCAAGAACAGAAATGTAGTTATAAAAAAATGCCTGGTTATAAAATATTTAGTAAAATCATTCCTAAAATTCTAAAAAAAATTGATCCCTTTAGACCTTACTGGGAATCTTCTCCATTTGGCTTTGATGAAGATCCAAATTCTGTTAATAGTGGAAATCGCCATCAATGGGAGATATGGAGCAGGTGGATTGATTATAATTATGTGAAATATGATAATAGTTTATTTGTAACAGAATTTGGATTTCAAGCACCTGCAAATCAATCTACTCTTGAAAAAGTTATTCCAGAAGAAGAACGAAGAATTAATAGTAGAATTTTTGAATTTCATAATAAACAAATAGAAGGGAATGAAAGGTTAATAAAATTTTTAATCTCACATTTACCATTAAGTAATAAGTGGGATGAATTTATTTATTTGACTCAGCTTAATCAGGGCTTGGCACTTAAAACCTGCATTGAACACTGGAGATTTAATCAACCTAAAACAAATGGAACAATTATTTGGCAACTTAATGATACCTGGCCAGTTGTAAGCTGGTCTTTAATCGATAGTGAACTTATACCAAAATTATCATATTATTTTGTAAAAGAAGCATTTAGTGAAATAGCTTTGAAATTTATAGCAGATGATAAAGAAATATCTATAATTGGATTAAATCAGAGAAAAAATAAATTTTCAGGTAAATTAAACTTACTGATAATAAATTCTAATAATGGGGATGTAGTATTTGAAAAGAATAAATCTATTGTGATAAAAGAGAATTCCATTCATAATATACTTTCATTGAATAATCGTTTTAAACAATCTGATATTTTAATTGCAACACTTTATGATGATAATAACAAACAGGTTTTTCGTAACTTTTATACATTCAATGAGTGGAAGTATATTAAACTTCCTGAAACTAAAATTAATTTTGAACTAAAAAATCAAAATCAGGAAAATTATTTAGACATAACAACAGATAAACCTGCTTTTTTTGTTGATATTGTTATTTCAGGTGCAATATTAGAAGAAAGAGGATTCATAATTGTTCCTGGTGAAACAAAATTAATTAAAGTGAATAATCTGCAGAATTCAAAAATTAACAAAAAGAATGTTTCTGTTTTTTGTTTAAATCAATTTTTATGTAAGTAA